A genomic region of Raphanus sativus cultivar WK10039 chromosome 6, ASM80110v3, whole genome shotgun sequence contains the following coding sequences:
- the LOC108806369 gene encoding rhomboid-like protein 19 isoform X1, which produces MSSPGITSMFTNFTKLCKGLALVLVVGHLLVQFVPATVPYLALIPARTIPFGWNLITSGYFELSVYGVVISTVSLLFMGKFLEPVWGSKEFLKFIFVVNFLTYLCVFVTAIALYYITRLEIYLYMPFAGFHGVLAGLLVGIKQIIPDQEVLLVKIKAKWFPSITLVLSIASSFFTLNSAAYLPTLIFGTYMGWLYLRYLQRRPETKLRGDPSDDFAFSTFFPELLRPIIDPIASIFHRMLCGRSNPTSEDHGYSTSGAPLPGSDSAEASRRRERGARALEERLATERVVPPRNKEESQSDALDSV; this is translated from the exons ATGAGTTCTCCG GGAATAACGAGTATGTTCACTAATTTCACAAAGCTCTGCAAAGGACTGGCTCTTGTGCTTGTGGTCGGACACCTCTTGGTTCAGTTCGTTCCCGCCACCGTCCCTTACCTCGCTCTCATTCCCGCGAG GACTATTCCTTTTGGCTGGAATCTGATTACAAGCGGCTACTTTGAACTCTCTGTATATGGG GTTGTCATCAGCACTGTTTCTCTCCTCTTTATGGGAAAGTTCCTTGAGCCTGTCTGGGGTTCTAAGGAGTTTCTTAAGTTCATCTTCGTCGTGAACTTCCTTACCTACCTCTGTGTTTTTGTCACAGCCATTGCTTTATACTACATTACCAGGCTCGAAATCTACCT ATATATGCCCTTTGCAGGATTTCATGGTGTCTTGGCAGGTCTTCTTGTCGGGATTAAGCAGATAATACCTGACCAGGAGGTATTGCTCGTAAAGATCAAAGCAAAG TGGTTTCCCTCTATTACACTAGTTCTGTCAATAGCCTCAAGCTTCTTCACACTCAATTCAGCAGCGTATCTCCCCACTTTGATATTTGGTACATATATGGGCTGGTTATACCTCAGATACTTACAGAGGAGGCCAGAAACTAAGCTCAGAGGTGATCCGAGTGATGACTTTGCCTTCTCTACTTTCTTTCCTGAACTTCTCAG ACCGATAATTGACCCTATAGCCTCAATCTTTCATCGGATGCTTTGTGGACGATCAAATCCCACCAGCGAGGACCATGGTTATTCTACCAGCGGCGCTCCTCTACCGGGTTCTGACTCTGCTGAAGCTTCTAGGAGGAG AGAAAGAGGAGCCAGGGCTCTAGAGGAGAGACTTGCAACGGAAAGGGTGGTTCCTCCAAGGAACAAAGAGGAGTCGCAGAGTGATGCTTTGGATAGCGTTTAA
- the LOC108806369 gene encoding rhomboid-like protein 19 isoform X2: protein MSSPLCKGLALVLVVGHLLVQFVPATVPYLALIPARTIPFGWNLITSGYFELSVYGVVISTVSLLFMGKFLEPVWGSKEFLKFIFVVNFLTYLCVFVTAIALYYITRLEIYLYMPFAGFHGVLAGLLVGIKQIIPDQEVLLVKIKAKWFPSITLVLSIASSFFTLNSAAYLPTLIFGTYMGWLYLRYLQRRPETKLRGDPSDDFAFSTFFPELLRPIIDPIASIFHRMLCGRSNPTSEDHGYSTSGAPLPGSDSAEASRRRERGARALEERLATERVVPPRNKEESQSDALDSV, encoded by the exons ATGAGTTCTCCG CTCTGCAAAGGACTGGCTCTTGTGCTTGTGGTCGGACACCTCTTGGTTCAGTTCGTTCCCGCCACCGTCCCTTACCTCGCTCTCATTCCCGCGAG GACTATTCCTTTTGGCTGGAATCTGATTACAAGCGGCTACTTTGAACTCTCTGTATATGGG GTTGTCATCAGCACTGTTTCTCTCCTCTTTATGGGAAAGTTCCTTGAGCCTGTCTGGGGTTCTAAGGAGTTTCTTAAGTTCATCTTCGTCGTGAACTTCCTTACCTACCTCTGTGTTTTTGTCACAGCCATTGCTTTATACTACATTACCAGGCTCGAAATCTACCT ATATATGCCCTTTGCAGGATTTCATGGTGTCTTGGCAGGTCTTCTTGTCGGGATTAAGCAGATAATACCTGACCAGGAGGTATTGCTCGTAAAGATCAAAGCAAAG TGGTTTCCCTCTATTACACTAGTTCTGTCAATAGCCTCAAGCTTCTTCACACTCAATTCAGCAGCGTATCTCCCCACTTTGATATTTGGTACATATATGGGCTGGTTATACCTCAGATACTTACAGAGGAGGCCAGAAACTAAGCTCAGAGGTGATCCGAGTGATGACTTTGCCTTCTCTACTTTCTTTCCTGAACTTCTCAG ACCGATAATTGACCCTATAGCCTCAATCTTTCATCGGATGCTTTGTGGACGATCAAATCCCACCAGCGAGGACCATGGTTATTCTACCAGCGGCGCTCCTCTACCGGGTTCTGACTCTGCTGAAGCTTCTAGGAGGAG AGAAAGAGGAGCCAGGGCTCTAGAGGAGAGACTTGCAACGGAAAGGGTGGTTCCTCCAAGGAACAAAGAGGAGTCGCAGAGTGATGCTTTGGATAGCGTTTAA